From the genome of Polyangiaceae bacterium, one region includes:
- a CDS encoding aspartate aminotransferase family protein: MTAHFPENGQSRDEILSAIRDARSRDLKSDGHAFAFVYDPGAETRAVAREAFAACMEGNGLDPTVYPSARVLENALVHACLELLRAPAGAVGTATTGGTESVILAVKSARDHARKTRPHVTAPKMLLPETAHACFHKAAHYLGVGIIPVDVDPVTMRANVDDASAKMNGDVILVVGSAPGYAHGVVDPIEELAALAKEHGTLMHVDACVGGCVLPFLRDIGVHVPAFDFQVDGVTSMSVDLHKYGFAPKGVSVLLQRRRELRNAQYFACANWTGYSIVNSSILGSKSIAATAAALAIIRHLGRSGFRERAKKMWEATQHIVATIDRTPGIRLVARPHANVLALTTDDGDVFELADRLTECGWYVQPTYSFGRSPAHIHLTVDPGNADRAPDFARDLEKCAVDLPARMSPPPEVVAMLSHLVGSSGDGGFDAGDIMAQLGITNGQLPARAGMIHRILEAAPPPVREGLLAMFMGELFT, translated from the coding sequence ATGACTGCCCATTTCCCCGAAAACGGCCAATCCCGCGACGAAATCCTCTCCGCCATCCGCGATGCCCGATCGCGTGACCTGAAAAGCGACGGCCACGCATTCGCATTCGTCTACGACCCTGGCGCAGAAACGCGCGCTGTCGCTCGAGAAGCCTTCGCGGCTTGCATGGAAGGCAATGGCCTCGACCCCACGGTGTATCCATCCGCCCGAGTGCTCGAAAATGCCCTCGTGCACGCGTGCCTCGAGCTACTTCGTGCGCCCGCAGGTGCCGTTGGTACCGCAACGACCGGCGGCACCGAGAGCGTCATTCTCGCGGTCAAATCAGCGCGCGACCATGCGAGGAAAACCCGCCCGCATGTTACCGCCCCCAAGATGCTCCTGCCCGAAACCGCGCATGCGTGTTTTCACAAGGCCGCCCATTACCTTGGCGTCGGAATCATTCCCGTCGATGTCGATCCCGTCACCATGCGCGCCAATGTCGATGATGCTAGCGCCAAAATGAATGGCGACGTCATCCTCGTCGTCGGGTCCGCTCCGGGTTATGCCCATGGGGTCGTCGATCCCATTGAAGAATTGGCCGCGCTCGCAAAAGAACACGGCACGCTCATGCACGTCGATGCGTGCGTCGGAGGTTGCGTGCTGCCATTTTTGCGCGATATCGGCGTCCATGTCCCCGCTTTCGATTTTCAAGTGGACGGGGTGACGAGCATGTCGGTGGACTTGCACAAGTATGGCTTCGCCCCCAAAGGTGTCTCCGTGCTTTTGCAGCGGCGCCGCGAATTGCGCAATGCTCAATATTTTGCGTGCGCAAATTGGACCGGATATTCCATCGTCAATTCGTCGATCCTCGGATCGAAATCGATTGCGGCGACGGCTGCGGCTTTGGCCATCATTCGGCATCTCGGCCGCAGCGGTTTTCGCGAACGTGCAAAAAAGATGTGGGAAGCGACGCAGCATATCGTCGCGACCATCGATCGGACGCCGGGCATTCGATTGGTCGCGCGCCCGCATGCCAATGTACTCGCATTGACGACCGATGACGGAGACGTCTTCGAATTGGCCGATCGCTTGACCGAATGCGGCTGGTACGTTCAGCCGACGTATAGCTTTGGTAGATCCCCGGCCCATATTCACTTGACGGTCGATCCGGGAAATGCCGATCGAGCACCCGACTTTGCTCGGGACCTGGAAAAATGCGCCGTCGACTTGCCCGCTCGCATGTCGCCTCCGCCCGAAGTCGTCGCGATGTTATCGCACCTCGTCGGTAGCTCGGGTGATGGCGGCTTCGATGCCGGAGACATCATGGCACAATTGGGCATAACCAATGGTCAACTTCCGGCTCGAGCGGGCATGATTCATCGCATTCTCGAAGCTGCCCCGCCGCCCGTTCGCGAGGGGTTGCTCGCCATGTTCATGGGAGAGCTGTTTACATGA
- a CDS encoding M81 family metallopeptidase yields MIARLLGRLGRGDRPLRIAYGRIFHEADTYSPILTTREDFERLHLLSGDELGRATSLSGTELKSFMPHAELTGFVQAARAAGNVTTIPLTSALAVPGGPLSRECFDGLLNELLRALNAAGSLDGVYLALHGSMEVKDLGEPPEAVILRRVREIVGPDVKMAVSYDLHANLSAGLVDPVDVLVAYRANPHWDLAPTGFRAGNRLIRALRGHANPVHAWRKLPMLLGGGMTIDFLPPMRSIFRFMRHLEDDPRVLTASLFMVHPFTSAEDLGWAVHVSTDGDEALAARLADALADRAWAERDAMVPPMRSVDEALDEVARSAWRKLGPVSLVDVDDIVGAGAPGGNTHFVQALVRNDRGLRVLVPLHDPAGVEKAWDAAAGDRISLELCGTPGYGQPRVPVDARVMARHTGDCGRAIRLEIGSFQVVMTERPPLPIHPSFWEELGISVRSADAVVQKNFFHYRIFYLTMSFRHIPVVSDGATSLRRVLSGKYRTAVHPMTKLDDWRALDPVLRGV; encoded by the coding sequence ATGATCGCGCGATTGCTCGGCAGATTGGGACGAGGTGATCGGCCGCTGCGCATTGCGTACGGCCGTATCTTCCACGAAGCGGATACGTATTCGCCCATTTTGACGACGCGGGAAGACTTCGAAAGGCTGCATTTGCTTTCGGGGGACGAGCTTGGTCGGGCGACGTCGCTTTCGGGCACCGAGCTGAAATCGTTCATGCCGCATGCAGAATTGACGGGTTTTGTGCAGGCGGCGCGAGCGGCGGGCAATGTGACGACGATTCCGCTCACTTCGGCGTTGGCGGTTCCGGGAGGGCCACTTTCGCGAGAATGTTTCGATGGCCTCTTGAACGAGCTTTTGCGGGCGCTCAATGCAGCGGGTTCATTGGATGGCGTGTATTTGGCGCTGCACGGATCGATGGAAGTGAAGGACTTGGGCGAGCCGCCCGAGGCGGTGATTTTGCGTCGCGTGCGGGAGATCGTCGGGCCGGATGTGAAAATGGCAGTGAGTTACGACTTGCATGCGAATTTGTCGGCAGGGCTCGTCGATCCCGTGGACGTACTCGTCGCCTATCGAGCGAATCCGCATTGGGATTTGGCGCCGACGGGATTTCGTGCAGGCAATCGGCTCATCCGAGCATTACGCGGGCATGCGAACCCAGTGCATGCATGGCGCAAGCTGCCAATGCTGCTCGGTGGGGGCATGACCATTGATTTTCTCCCGCCGATGCGATCGATATTTCGATTCATGCGGCACCTGGAAGACGATCCCCGCGTGCTCACGGCAAGCCTTTTCATGGTGCATCCGTTTACGAGCGCCGAGGATTTGGGATGGGCCGTGCACGTATCGACCGACGGGGATGAAGCTTTGGCCGCGCGCCTGGCCGATGCGTTGGCTGATCGGGCATGGGCCGAGCGCGATGCAATGGTGCCTCCGATGCGCAGCGTGGACGAAGCGCTGGATGAAGTGGCGCGGAGCGCATGGCGAAAGCTCGGTCCCGTATCGCTCGTGGATGTCGATGATATCGTGGGCGCGGGGGCGCCCGGAGGCAATACGCATTTCGTGCAGGCGCTCGTGCGGAATGACCGCGGCCTGCGGGTGCTCGTGCCGCTGCATGATCCAGCGGGCGTGGAAAAGGCGTGGGACGCTGCCGCGGGTGATCGGATATCGCTCGAGCTTTGCGGGACGCCGGGATATGGGCAGCCGCGGGTGCCCGTGGATGCGCGCGTGATGGCGCGGCACACGGGGGATTGTGGGCGTGCCATTCGATTGGAGATTGGTTCTTTTCAAGTGGTCATGACGGAACGTCCGCCATTGCCGATTCATCCGAGCTTTTGGGAGGAGCTGGGTATATCGGTGCGAAGTGCGGATGCCGTCGTGCAGAAGAACTTTTTCCATTATCGGATCTTCTACTTGACGATGTCGTTCCGGCACATTCCGGTGGTGAGCGATGGGGCGACGAGTCTGCGGCGAGTGCTTTCGGGGAAGTATCGGACGGCTGTGCATCCCATGACCAAGCTCGACGACTGGCGCGCGTTGGATCCGGTTCTTCGGGGGGTTTGA
- a CDS encoding nitronate monooxygenase, protein MSLPKLLEGRLSLPVIGAPMFIVSGPELVIAQCKAGIVGSFPALNARPKEHLAQWLVRIKKELAEYQSEHPTERVAPFAVNQIAHKSNDRLEHDMGVCIEHQVPIIITSLRPPAEIVKAVHGYGGIVLHDVISVRHAEKALEEGVDGLILVCAGAGGHAGTLSPFALLTEVRRFYSGTICLAGAMTSGAHVLSAQAMGADLAYIGTRFIATAEAHAMPAYKQMLVDTTAKDIVYSSLFTGVHGNYLKPAIAANGMDPDNLPTADKSTMNFGSGGNTEAKAWRDIWSAGQGVGNIDDAPTVAALITRMRQEYSAAFDTLRRQASQ, encoded by the coding sequence ATGTCGCTGCCCAAGCTCCTCGAAGGTCGTCTTTCACTGCCCGTCATCGGCGCACCGATGTTCATCGTTTCCGGCCCCGAGCTCGTCATCGCTCAGTGCAAAGCCGGTATCGTCGGCTCATTCCCAGCCCTCAACGCCCGTCCCAAAGAACATCTCGCCCAATGGCTCGTGCGCATCAAAAAAGAGCTTGCGGAATACCAATCCGAACATCCCACCGAACGCGTCGCACCGTTTGCCGTCAATCAAATTGCACACAAATCCAATGATCGCCTCGAACACGATATGGGCGTGTGCATCGAACATCAGGTGCCAATCATCATCACGAGCCTCCGGCCGCCGGCAGAAATCGTCAAAGCCGTGCATGGATACGGCGGCATCGTGCTCCACGACGTCATCAGCGTACGGCATGCAGAAAAAGCTCTGGAGGAAGGCGTCGATGGATTGATCCTCGTGTGCGCAGGCGCGGGCGGACATGCGGGAACCTTGAGCCCCTTCGCATTGCTCACCGAAGTGCGACGCTTTTATTCGGGCACCATCTGCCTCGCAGGCGCCATGACGAGCGGCGCACACGTGCTTTCAGCGCAAGCCATGGGCGCAGACCTCGCCTACATCGGCACTCGATTCATTGCTACCGCCGAGGCCCACGCGATGCCCGCCTACAAACAAATGCTCGTCGACACGACCGCCAAAGACATCGTCTATTCGTCGCTCTTCACCGGCGTCCACGGCAATTACCTGAAACCTGCAATTGCCGCCAATGGAATGGATCCCGACAATCTACCGACGGCCGACAAATCCACGATGAACTTCGGTTCGGGCGGCAATACGGAAGCCAAAGCATGGCGCGACATTTGGAGCGCCGGACAAGGCGTCGGCAATATCGACGACGCCCCCACCGTCGCGGCACTCATCACGCGTATGCGTCAGGAATACAGCGCAGCATTCGACACGCTTCGTAGGCAGGCTTCGCAGTAG
- a CDS encoding OmpA family protein, with product MSGQASIIVVSTLMAAFALGCGSDPAALPKTAAESNTPAPVVVRVATPEKTAAKPAPTSPTAGTVHIEDRIMKACGDIPKMHFAFDSAEIDQDASGALVALARCFTTGALAGRGMKLVGHADMRGETEYNFGLGQKRAGSVAEFLAKKGLESDRMQTSSHGEVEATGLDEEGWAQDRNVEVLLAD from the coding sequence ATGTCAGGTCAAGCGTCCATCATCGTCGTCAGCACTCTCATGGCTGCATTTGCGCTCGGTTGCGGATCCGATCCAGCAGCTTTGCCGAAGACGGCGGCGGAATCGAACACGCCTGCGCCGGTCGTGGTGCGCGTGGCAACTCCTGAGAAAACCGCGGCAAAACCGGCACCGACATCGCCGACCGCGGGGACGGTGCACATCGAAGATCGGATCATGAAGGCTTGTGGGGATATTCCCAAAATGCACTTTGCCTTCGATTCTGCTGAAATTGACCAGGATGCCTCGGGGGCGCTCGTGGCGCTCGCGCGTTGTTTCACGACGGGAGCGCTTGCGGGACGGGGCATGAAGCTGGTTGGTCATGCCGACATGCGCGGAGAAACCGAATACAATTTTGGTTTGGGGCAAAAGCGCGCCGGTAGCGTGGCGGAATTTTTGGCGAAAAAGGGGCTCGAATCGGACCGCATGCAGACGTCGTCGCACGGTGAAGTCGAGGCGACGGGGCTCGATGAAGAAGGCTGGGCACAGGATCGCAACGTCGAAGTATTGCTCGCCGATTGA
- a CDS encoding MotA/TolQ/ExbB proton channel family protein has translation MTDIALGEGAPIQLDPISLILHSSGPVFVVVWMLIAAAALVWVIALLKLFQLGRLGRAERRFQNEAQQALDAEALFAAASRFSDAPGAHVVLELGKRAGSPKLLDSVAKRALVDQEQRAGSLMNSLSTIAAAAPFVGLFGTVYGIMDAFLRIGQAKSASLPVVAPAIGEALIATAIGLAAAIPAVVAYNSLNKRIDGLMSSIEAASNGWVALVAEVPAAIQRSKPA, from the coding sequence ATGACCGACATTGCTCTCGGTGAAGGAGCGCCCATTCAGCTGGACCCGATATCGCTGATATTGCATTCGTCGGGGCCGGTGTTCGTCGTCGTGTGGATGCTCATTGCAGCGGCGGCGCTCGTGTGGGTCATTGCGCTCTTGAAGCTTTTTCAACTCGGGCGTCTTGGAAGGGCCGAGCGGCGATTCCAGAACGAGGCGCAACAGGCGCTCGATGCGGAGGCGCTTTTTGCGGCGGCGAGTCGTTTTTCGGATGCACCGGGCGCGCACGTGGTGCTGGAATTGGGAAAACGCGCGGGCAGCCCGAAGTTGCTGGATTCGGTGGCCAAACGGGCGCTCGTCGATCAAGAGCAGCGCGCCGGATCGCTGATGAATTCGCTGTCCACCATTGCCGCCGCGGCGCCCTTCGTGGGACTGTTTGGCACGGTTTATGGCATCATGGACGCCTTTTTGCGCATTGGTCAGGCGAAGAGCGCGAGTCTCCCGGTCGTTGCTCCTGCCATTGGCGAGGCGCTCATTGCAACCGCGATTGGATTGGCTGCGGCCATTCCGGCGGTCGTCGCGTACAATTCGCTCAACAAGCGCATCGACGGGCTGATGTCGTCGATTGAAGCGGCAAGCAATGGCTGGGTTGCATTGGTTGCCGAGGTTCCGGCTGCCATTCAGCGATCGAAGCCGGCGTAA
- a CDS encoding biopolymer transporter ExbD, giving the protein MAMTSGSRRGRGRGFGEINVTPLVDVMLVLLVVFMVTAPLLSTGLRVELPNVEATEAPVKDTKLVVTVTKDEKVFFGEDDVTASVEGVLATNPRIQKEKELYIRADKNARYAAVARVVAAARAAGVLGLNLLVEPEVEEGAN; this is encoded by the coding sequence ATGGCCATGACGAGCGGTTCGAGGCGCGGACGAGGGCGAGGGTTTGGCGAGATCAATGTCACACCGCTCGTCGACGTGATGCTCGTGCTGCTCGTCGTGTTCATGGTGACGGCGCCGCTTCTTTCGACGGGGCTTCGTGTGGAATTGCCGAACGTCGAGGCGACGGAGGCTCCCGTCAAAGATACGAAGCTCGTCGTGACCGTGACGAAGGATGAAAAGGTTTTCTTTGGCGAGGACGACGTGACGGCGAGCGTCGAAGGTGTGCTCGCGACGAATCCGCGCATTCAGAAAGAAAAAGAGCTGTACATTCGCGCCGACAAGAATGCGCGTTATGCCGCGGTGGCGCGCGTCGTCGCGGCGGCTCGTGCGGCCGGCGTGCTAGGACTGAATTTGCTCGTCGAGCCGGAAGTCGAGGAGGGAGCGAATTGA
- a CDS encoding energy transducer TonB yields the protein MTAGAPGIGVNMAAHAVRAAQSKKHRNYHPGEIAIALVVAAAVQVGAVLLLRASNLQRPADVAEIDTGSSIPVKVVPVLDLDAPALKLGGKRDHTKLPDRWLKPRAKPRAEQKAFASTKAEKTAEAAPPKEMEVAKADTPVPPPEAEVVKEVETPIEVPKEETPPANVDEKGHEDGAKDGKETDPLKARAVDIYRDKIRSWFSRRFRVSGSGLSPEDIVKYRVSATVILSSGRSVASYSIVPCGQAAFDDAARRALESAKGDELPPPPENYPDILQSQISLTFTCTPERCD from the coding sequence TTGACTGCGGGCGCGCCAGGAATCGGGGTGAACATGGCGGCGCATGCCGTGCGTGCGGCGCAATCGAAAAAGCACCGCAATTATCACCCCGGTGAAATCGCCATTGCGCTCGTCGTGGCCGCGGCCGTGCAGGTCGGCGCGGTGCTTCTTTTGCGAGCATCGAACTTGCAAAGGCCCGCCGATGTTGCCGAAATCGATACAGGATCGAGCATTCCGGTCAAAGTCGTTCCGGTGCTCGATTTGGATGCGCCGGCATTGAAGCTTGGCGGAAAGCGCGATCATACAAAGCTGCCCGACCGGTGGCTGAAGCCGCGAGCAAAGCCTCGCGCGGAGCAAAAAGCGTTCGCCTCGACGAAAGCAGAAAAAACGGCCGAAGCGGCGCCGCCGAAAGAAATGGAGGTGGCGAAAGCGGATACTCCCGTGCCGCCGCCGGAAGCGGAGGTCGTCAAGGAAGTCGAGACGCCCATCGAAGTGCCGAAAGAGGAGACTCCGCCGGCAAACGTGGATGAAAAAGGCCACGAAGATGGAGCAAAAGACGGCAAGGAAACCGATCCGCTGAAAGCTCGAGCGGTCGACATTTATCGCGACAAGATTCGAAGCTGGTTCAGTCGGCGATTTCGCGTTTCGGGATCCGGTTTGTCCCCGGAAGACATCGTAAAATATCGCGTATCGGCGACGGTCATCTTGTCCAGTGGGCGATCGGTTGCCAGCTATTCGATCGTCCCTTGTGGTCAAGCGGCTTTCGATGATGCCGCTCGCAGGGCGCTCGAAAGTGCCAAAGGCGACGAGCTCCCGCCGCCGCCCGAAAATTACCCCGACATACTTCAATCCCAAATCTCGCTCACGTTTACCTGCACACCGGAAAGATGCGATTGA
- a CDS encoding PD40 domain-containing protein produces MRLMNRALALTLFSGLTTLGAAMPAWADGTEATEPPRPEDLLGNIVVVAGATRPLPRIAVLPSSSFDEEDVILRNVARRDLDLSGEFDLLSDADAPETSGSGDALDVAAWQKKKVEALVEVRAKPMDGQDRVELRGRVFLVHHGAAAVFDKRFVVTKASLREESHRLSDLIIGALTGKNGAFASRMTFVSGVSSLRRVFTVDADGFDAKPMSGSDEISLSPAFGKGEELYFASSRNKGEFKIRTAAGTTVDLPIKGSVYGLAFSKDRSRVAVSVSTGTSIKLFAGPDFANLEPASDVGMALRPSFSPSGKIGFSGEGRWGQRIYVDGKPISPDGLFASSPTFCNHPDGIRVVYAVGVGKDTDLVATDERGGGMVRLTQGQGRNGYPACSPDGRLVAFFSTRTSGEGPGLYVMRLDGGRAKRVSTLLGDSLRWDPLPPGQAVEVKN; encoded by the coding sequence ATGCGATTGATGAACCGCGCGCTCGCTCTGACGTTATTTTCGGGTTTGACCACGCTTGGTGCTGCAATGCCTGCATGGGCGGACGGGACCGAAGCGACCGAGCCTCCGCGTCCCGAGGATCTGCTCGGAAATATCGTCGTCGTGGCGGGTGCGACGCGTCCATTGCCGCGTATTGCGGTGCTTCCTTCGTCGAGCTTCGATGAAGAGGACGTCATCTTGCGAAATGTGGCGCGCCGGGACTTGGATTTGTCTGGCGAATTCGATCTTTTATCGGATGCCGATGCGCCCGAGACATCTGGTTCAGGGGATGCGCTCGATGTTGCCGCTTGGCAAAAGAAAAAGGTCGAGGCGCTCGTGGAAGTGCGAGCGAAGCCGATGGATGGGCAGGACAGAGTGGAGCTTCGGGGGCGGGTATTTCTCGTGCATCACGGAGCGGCTGCCGTATTCGACAAACGGTTTGTCGTAACAAAAGCTTCGTTGCGTGAAGAAAGTCACCGCTTGTCGGATCTCATCATTGGCGCGCTCACGGGGAAAAATGGTGCGTTTGCCAGCCGAATGACGTTCGTGTCGGGCGTGAGCAGCCTGCGTCGAGTATTCACGGTCGACGCCGATGGATTCGATGCGAAGCCCATGTCTGGTTCGGACGAGATATCGCTTTCGCCGGCATTTGGAAAAGGTGAGGAGCTTTATTTCGCTTCGAGCCGGAACAAGGGAGAATTCAAGATTCGTACTGCTGCGGGCACGACGGTGGATTTGCCGATCAAAGGCTCCGTGTACGGTCTCGCGTTTTCCAAGGATCGGTCGCGCGTAGCGGTATCCGTCAGCACGGGCACGTCCATCAAATTGTTTGCGGGGCCCGATTTCGCGAACCTCGAACCTGCGAGCGACGTGGGCATGGCACTTCGCCCGTCGTTTTCCCCTTCTGGAAAGATCGGTTTTTCCGGTGAAGGGCGTTGGGGTCAGCGAATTTACGTGGATGGCAAACCAATCTCTCCGGATGGGTTGTTCGCTTCATCGCCTACATTTTGCAATCATCCTGATGGCATACGGGTCGTTTATGCGGTAGGAGTTGGCAAAGACACGGACCTCGTTGCAACGGACGAACGTGGTGGAGGCATGGTGAGGCTCACGCAAGGGCAAGGACGAAATGGGTATCCTGCGTGTAGTCCCGATGGGCGGCTCGTGGCGTTTTTTTCGACGCGCACGTCGGGCGAGGGACCTGGGCTTTACGTGATGCGTCTCGATGGTGGTCGAGCCAAACGAGTATCGACGCTTCTCGGGGATTCGCTTCGCTGGGACCCATTGCCGCCAGGGCAAGCGGTCGAAGTGAAGAATTGA
- a CDS encoding DUF455 family protein has protein sequence MSSLVPAEGTAERWAYDYVTSELVAGKFAPPPVPLVWEENPPVRRIERPGRPALLKIVSRAPKAPGPDAIRDPMRRAELVHTFLHHELQAAELMCWALLAFPDAPRAFKKGLLRIAGDEIRHMNMYLGHLEKLGASFGDFPVRDWFWERVPQSPTPAHYVAVMGMGFEGGNLDHAVRFEKRFAAIGDEEGARIQAVVCAEEVPHVRFALRWFKRLTEDVDFDKWRGHLPQPLSPMVMRGTPQNKAARLRAGFPEDFLTELERWLPDPRGS, from the coding sequence ATGAGTTCATTGGTCCCGGCGGAGGGTACGGCTGAACGTTGGGCCTATGATTATGTGACGAGTGAGCTCGTCGCGGGCAAGTTTGCGCCTCCGCCCGTGCCTTTGGTATGGGAAGAAAATCCGCCCGTGCGTCGTATCGAGCGGCCTGGGCGTCCGGCATTGCTGAAAATCGTGTCGCGCGCGCCGAAGGCGCCGGGGCCGGATGCGATTCGCGATCCGATGCGTCGCGCGGAGCTCGTGCACACGTTTTTGCATCACGAGCTGCAAGCGGCGGAGCTGATGTGCTGGGCGCTATTGGCGTTTCCCGATGCGCCGCGAGCCTTCAAAAAAGGGCTATTGCGCATTGCGGGCGATGAAATACGGCACATGAACATGTATCTTGGTCACCTGGAAAAGCTTGGGGCTTCATTCGGTGATTTTCCGGTGCGGGATTGGTTTTGGGAGCGCGTGCCGCAATCGCCGACGCCGGCGCATTACGTGGCGGTAATGGGCATGGGGTTCGAGGGCGGGAACTTGGATCATGCGGTACGGTTTGAAAAACGGTTTGCGGCGATTGGAGACGAGGAAGGGGCGCGCATTCAAGCGGTGGTGTGTGCCGAGGAAGTGCCGCATGTGCGATTTGCGCTTCGATGGTTCAAGCGATTGACGGAAGATGTCGATTTCGACAAGTGGCGCGGGCACTTGCCGCAGCCCTTGTCGCCGATGGTGATGCGTGGGACGCCGCAGAACAAGGCGGCTCGATTGCGAGCGGGTTTTCCCGAGGACTTTTTGACGGAGCTCGAACGATGGTTGCCCGATCCGCGTGGCTCCTGA